In Sphingobacteriaceae bacterium, the following proteins share a genomic window:
- a CDS encoding TetR family transcriptional regulator codes for MPTAVKKKISKRENILKEAALLFKEKGYGSASMRDLAERVGVEAASIYSHIKSKDEMLEEICFRIAGEYVSHISKVENEKSSYTEKLKSIIRLHIQLMIEDAASVSVTNNDWKSLPEPKLSIFKTLRKGYEARFAALIENGISKKEFAPINVSVAMFTILSAIRWIELWYNPKRKISEKELEKDITNLLLSGLKK; via the coding sequence ATGCCAACTGCTGTCAAAAAAAAGATCTCTAAAAGAGAAAACATTCTTAAAGAAGCTGCGCTCTTATTTAAAGAGAAAGGCTATGGAAGCGCTTCGATGAGAGACCTGGCAGAACGCGTGGGAGTGGAGGCTGCGAGTATTTACAGTCACATTAAATCCAAAGACGAGATGCTTGAAGAAATTTGTTTCCGCATTGCGGGAGAATATGTTTCACACATTTCTAAGGTTGAAAATGAAAAGTCATCTTACACTGAAAAACTAAAGTCTATCATTCGACTCCATATTCAGTTGATGATCGAAGATGCGGCATCTGTGTCTGTAACCAACAATGATTGGAAATCTTTACCGGAACCAAAACTTTCTATTTTTAAAACTTTACGCAAAGGTTACGAAGCCAGGTTTGCGGCATTGATAGAAAATGGCATCTCTAAAAAAGAATTTGCACCTATAAATGTTTCGGTGGCTATGTTTACGATACTTTCAGCCATACGCTGGATTGAGTTGTGGTATAATCCGAAAAGAAAAATCTCTGAAAAAGAATTAGAAAAAGATATTACTAACCTGCTTTTAAGCGGTCTAAAAAAATAA